The following DNA comes from Lates calcarifer isolate ASB-BC8 linkage group LG2, TLL_Latcal_v3, whole genome shotgun sequence.
GATGAGATGTGACAGGCTGCCACTCTTCTCAACACCTTCTCATCAGCATGACACAGCTGTCACAGCCCTATTTCAGGAAAATTAAACAGCCTTACGGTAAACTGGCCTGCcttggtgggggtggggggctggaggAGTGagcagtgcgtgtgtgtgagtatgtgtgtgtgtgaaaacgaATAAGCTTGTAGTATGCAGATGGGctttctgcttctctcctccctcaatCTGTTCCCCTCCCTGTAAGCACCATCCTCTCCTTTTGACATGGTAATGGGTCCAAATTGATGAAGACACTTCACTCATTCGGTGACAACTCTACTGGCAAGCGACATAAACACTTCCTCCACGCCTCCTCATCCATCACCCACAAggcccctcccctctccctgcTTGGCATTGGCTGGGCGGCGAGATGTTTAATCAGCTAATTTGCTCTTCTTTGGCCATCGTTAATGACCGTGCCACCTCTGGATTATCTTGTCATCCCATCCTCTTAATCAGCACTGATGAACTGCTCATCAAACTATTATCCTCCTTTTGCCTTTGACATGCTTAGCAAAGGTTATAGGCCTGTAATTAAAACTAATCTGCTGGGTCACATTTCTCTCTTAAACTGGCAGAATGGAGGTGGGTTCAGGGGCATTTTGAGAGACCTCAACTTTTCACTGCATTGCATcacaaatacaagaaaaaatatcttcttcttcttctttttttttttttagaaaaaattGCTGCAAATTAACAAACACAACGGGCACAATCCTCTGTGCCACAAATACAAGAGCAGGCAGAGAAGTGCGACATATTCACCATTCTTGgtttgttcctgttttgtttatttgcagcaGTTTCTCACCAAATTCTGCTTATATGTTATTAAAGTATcaacatgtctgtgtatgtcttCTTGAACATCATTCGTGCACTTTCTGCACACATTTCCTCATAGACACACCAGACTCATATTCTTTGTAAATCTAAAAATACTTGGCCAATAAATCTAATTCTGATTtatgtgcttttgttttcttaaacTGCAGCGAGGTGAGGTCTGTTGGCCACCATATATTTCTAAAGAAAATTCAATTTGTAAGATGAAAACTGGAGTAAAGGTATGAAGAGGTGTGAAAAATGGCTAAATCGCTATGCTAtccttaataaaaaaaatttaaaaaatcaaacaacagaATGACCATTTTCTTAGTGTGCTGTCATGACCTTACAAAGCCTCATTTGTTTAGAGGTGAGATGGTGAATAGCTCCCTTGATTTTTCCCATAGTCACCACTATAAGGTTAGAACCACATGCCACTGCTTATAATCAAATATTATCCATTAGCATAAACACAGAATTCACTGCTATTGAACTTCTTCCTCCACAAAAAAAGACTCTTATCACAGTATTTTTCACCTTCCGAGCATTATACCAATTAGACACTTTGGACTGTTATCGGTACTCATATGGTCATCATTATGCCAGTTATCAGCCATGATGGGATAAtccacattaaatacatttttttggtcattaaaaaaaatcagtgtctCCATCATCAGTTAAATATGTTCGTGGCAAGCTGTTAACTCATGTATCTGTGATTTTAAAGCTGGTGAAAACAGAGAGCCAATATTGATTGGTACTTGATAACATCAGATAATCAAAGTTGAAGTATGAGACTGGTACTCAGCTCACTGAGCCTGCATCATGGACACAATTCATTCAACTCTAGACTAGGCTGCTTCAGCACAACGATGCAGCTACACTGTAGGTGAAAGAGCTGTGATGCCTTTAAAAGAATTCATAACATCCAACCTGTACTGACCTTATACAGCAAATAAAAACTATCGATCCTGCCTCCCCAACTCCCACTTTAAAAGACTTATTGTGGAGCTCCATTTCATCTAATCACTTGGCAAAAGAGTCCAGGGTCtaaataaagaaagaataaataaaaagtccCCGGGCCAACGTGTTGCTCTCACCTTTGCAGATGAAATTACCCGAAAAGCTGTTACAAATCAATATAATCAATGCAATCAGCTAACTGACACAGGCAATCTCCTGCCAGTAAGTAAAATACCCCCGGCGGGGATCTTTCAATCTCTAGTGCCATAATTGCCCCCAAGGGCGACGTTAGGGTGTAGCATTTTGTACACTTAATTAAATTAGTGAGCTCTGTGGACAGGGTGGGTTGCCGATCTCACAGAGAACGGATAGGTCTGGCCCTGTGCCAGTAATTAAGGCAATACCTTTCCTGATTACGCCAATCCCCCTTAATGAACTCATTATGCATTTTAACCCAAACACTCCCATGAATTAATGAGCACAAAGAAAGCTCCTGGATGGAAAGAACGCCCCGATCACGAACGCAGGCCATAACTCATCCACTCAACGGGGTAGACGTAATGtccatatttctctctctttcagctgCAGCCAAGGCTAATTTGGACTTGAGTGACAGCAAAAGTTCTGGGTCTGAGCACGTAAAGCTTTAAAGAAATAAGATCCCACGTCTGGCAAGTAACAACAGAAACTTTACAGGACGACTTTAAAGGGTCTCACTGGAATCATATCTGAATTCACTGTATTTAGGAAACTTTTGTACGGTCATTTTGCACAGATAAGATGACACGCTCGCACCCTCATGGGGGTCCAAACATAtgtgtaaaatgatttaaagaGCCCTAGGAACACTGTGGGGTGGGAGCCGCTCTGCGCTGACCCATAATGCTTTGCTAATTAAATAATTCACTAATTGATTCATCGCCAAATCAATAAAGCCTGCAGATGGTTTATGGTGTGAGAgctaaagtgtgtttgtgtttgaggacTGGAGTTGGATTACAAatggaatacacacacacacacacagagcatccCCCTAACTGAATGACAAGCAAAAGCACTTGAAATTGGTGCTAAAATGTAGGCGAACATTGAGTTGACCTTGTGCTTGTGTTGTATGACATCATTTCAGCCCCTCACAGGCAAATGATGGGTGGGGGCGgagtgtgacagtgagtgtgtgtatgtgtgtgtgtgtgtgtgtgggtacaCGTTGAACCCATAAACACAGCTCCATCCTGAATCCAGTCCCAGGAGAGTCTGGGGGTTTGTAGGTGGGCCTGAGGAGGAAATCAGCTGGGATATCATTAATTAAAGTGTAATGAATCCTTTGGGTGTTTGTGTATAAAAGGGCATCTGCACTGTAAATATGTGGTATGCTGTGTATACTTTATGACCGGTCATTTGGGTGCGTGCGTTTGTGCCCGGTAAGGTAGGAATTACCTTTGAAAGTAATTGGGACAGCACTGAAGTGGGACATCTCCCTGGTCTGAGCAGATGTACGAGTTGTAAATTCAGCTGCATGAGCAGTTTGATATTTGTTTTCAAGCAagtctgcacaaacacacacacacaaacacacagagagacgcAGTGAATGGTCACCAGTGCTCAAACCTGTCAGACGAAGGTTGTACTTGTCTGTTAATTTATCTAAGACTGTGCTAAgatcattgaaaaaaaaaactgctttaacAATGCTCTAAATGAACAGTTACACTGAAATTATTCATAAACAACTCTCTATctttaaacagaaacatctgTTACTTCTTTTAACTATCACctacacaaaagaaaacacattttcaagaaATTAATTTTACTTTAAGTGGCACTCTTTGCAAAACTTTGTGGTCGCCCGCGCACTTCACACAGACTACTGAACATTATACGCTGGTATATCAACTCTTCTGGCACTGGAAACTGGCTGCAAGGATTTGCTGGTTATGTCGGGAACTGATAGGGCTGGACACCACTGATAAGGCCTGGCATCCAGTCGATGGTCCAGTTTATTCTAATGGTTTTGGATGGAATTAaaatcagggctctgtgcaggccagtcaagttcAAGCTCAGCGCTAAATCTGGCACAGAGGAACAGGTCTAATTCAACTGGAAAGGGTCTTCCCAAACTGGTGGTACAAAGTTGGAAGGGAAATGTCACATTGCTCACTTGCTCACTGCAGAATTAAGATTTCCCTGAGCTGGAAATTGTTCCTCTTCTACCAAACTTCACAGTTGGCACGgtgaagggagagaggaagcatTCTCCTGAGACACGCAGATAGTAAAAGGTGATTCGTCATTTGAATATAACAACACATGTAAACTGTTCCAGGGTCCGatggctgtgtgttttattccacTCCATCCGATGACTGCACATGGTGAACTTAGGCTACAGTGATCATGTCACGAACGTCTAGAACTCGATAGTGAATGCTGACAAAGGACCAGTTACTTTTACGTACCTCAGCGCTCGGCAGTCCCATTTTGTGAGCCTTTGTGGCCCATTGGTTCACAGCTGAGCTGTTGTGGCTTCTAGACATCTCAGCATTGTAACATGGAACAGTAATCACAGGTGAATCAGGCTGATGGATGTATCCTATGTGATCAGGCCATCATCATGTGGTCTATCTATAGCCTATGGTGTAGCTTCAGAGCCTACACAGTCACTGTAAGTAAGGTGTAACTCCAAATGCAGACATTTAGCTTTAGTTAAATTACTTTACAGATGAataatttacaaataaaatatcaatttaaataataaaatatgatgctcTGTTATAGATTCAACTGCACAACTGTGTATAAAATTGTTAGAATTAGCTCCACTGATCAAACGCTACTTACACAGAAATGTATCAGgaataataatccaataatattatatataaagtTGTGTAACTCTCAGAGGGGAACTTTATAtgctttaaatacattttgctaaTAATACATGCATTCTTTCACTTACTTGTGATGGATAGTTTTATATTGCTTTACTACCACCCTCACCTGAATAAAGGATCTTAATACTTCTACCATCACCTAGAGCAGGGCAGAAATTTGATTCGCTGATGTATTGGAAAGATGGCGTCCTACGTGCCACACTTCAAACTCCTCGGTATGACCTTAATGTTTGTCTGTGGCGATTTCATACTTGTATGTTTGACTGTATGCAGCTGAACCCACCAATTACAAATACTTTTGGGCGTATTGTGTGCATCAGGCAGGCTATGTAACAAAAGTATTTCACATGCTTTTCTTGACCGACTACTATTTAAATATAGGTTGCTGTTGTATTTCACaattatattaaaaactgtATACTCAGTGctacatatttaatatttatttatcctttacTGTGCAGAGAATAAGAGATGAAACATAATTTTAACAGAATTCTCCATAATCAAATAACAGACTTAAAATATCTGTGAACTTCACCAGTACACTTCAATTGCTTTGTTTACCAGCAGCGTGATACCAGGATTAGTTCACCATTAACAGCTACACAAAAATTAATAGTCATTTGACATATCCAAACTTAGGGTTAAAAAGATAATATACTTTAACAGTATGTCAATTACCATTCCAACAATTAACTGCATTAACTATCGAGGACCTTTTTCAGTTCTAACATGGTCCAATTACAGTCACAAAAGCATAAATCTTAACTGAAATGCCCCAAAGTTTAATTTatctaataataattttaaaggTACCATTTAGGTCTAGTAGGAAAGACCATCAGACCCTTTGAGACGTGGGTGAACCCTGAGAGAACAGAAGTGTCAGACCATGTTTACACATGACAGGAAACCCAGAATTTAACAGCATAGCTGGAATGGACAATACTTAACtgttcaaaaacacaacacagtgaaaactgaagtttaaaaaaagattaaactgCAATGGTAAATATGACAATGACTTTGACTTACAGTTAATAAAAACACTTCTAAGTTCATTTTTCTATTGTTGTATAGTAACACCTGACCccttctctttgattttcttcttttttgtgtgtaagCAGAtactttcttctgtgttttatgaAGGGCCCATTCTCACATTACCGActatacagacagaaacatggtCGATCGCCATGATAATACGTTTGTGGAGCAGGGGACTGTGATGCTGGAGCACCTCTGTGTGTTCAAATGCAGCATTGCAAGTGAGGAGCACTCAGCCTCTTAACTTCTCCCCAGTGGAGACAAACGTGTGAGTGACAGTGTGGGGAAGAGCCAAAGGCGAAGTTGTACATTGGTAAATACAGCATATGTGCAACTACAAGATGTCGCACACACATAACTCAAGAATTAAGATGAAAGATAAAGGGAACTGGCCCATCTTGGTAGGGAATGTAATCTGATATGCATTGAACTCAGGTAGCTTCATCCAACAGAAAGTCTGACAACCTTTTATGTTGTCCCTTTtcttgtaaaaataaaaaaaaatccaaactacaattttaagacaaaaatgtgttctttctttcttatttcttttataGGAATACACTTATTTCCTAAGGCTCCAGCCAGGgacctgttagcttagcttagcattaagactggaaagagggggaaacagctagccaggTTCTGTCCAGGCAAGATAATCCACCTAGCAGTAtttctaaagctcactaattaacatgtaaaatctttttcatttaatcCAAAACTAAAATGTAAAGTAATAACCCTGTACATAAACACCCCCTACAGCCACCAACcacttgtttttacattttggcttTTGAACAGCTTAAACAAACAGATATAACAGGATAACTAGTGAGTTTCAGTTAGCTAGCTTTAGACAGGGCTAGGTTTGCTGTTTCCCCttttttccagtcttaatgctaaactaagctaaaataagctaagctaagctatgGGGTTGCTGGCACCAGCTACACACTGAATTGACAGACATATCCATCTTCTCACACAACTCTCGGAGAAACCGAATATGCCCGTGTTTCACCATGTCAAACTGTCCCTTTAAAATTACAAGGTAAAGCCACTTTGTTTTTACACGTAACATTTGACCCTTGCCAAACTACTCACATTGCAGGGTCAAACTACAATTAAGGCCTTTTAGATTCTTTTGATCATTGGGTAAGCTTATACGGATTACAAAAGCCCACTGTGATGTGCAGGTTAGGTTGAATCATTCAAACTAAAAGCTGATACTGTTGCCAAGCTCAGTCAAGGTGAATGAAAGTCTATACCTGGGCTTTTACACAACACTCAATaaattaaaggaatattttcaAACCTAAATAAAAGACGATTATTTGTGCGCGCAATGGTCTCCAAGAGCCCGCATCTAGTGCACCGTGCAAAATCAGACCATGTTGGTTTGGGTGTTGGGGCTGCGACTCTGCAGGTCCTGTACCTGGTCAAGAACCCAGCTGATGTTTGGTCTCTCCTGGGGGTTTGACACCATTATGGAGCTGAGCAGCATCTGCAGGCCCTCTGAGTAACTGTtcacaagacagacagacaccaaATTAGAACAACCTTATGTCTGATGCAGACTGTATCTGCAGCTGCTATTTAAGTGGCTATTTAAGGAAAGTTCCAGTAGAAAAAAGGCAGTAAGAGAAACTGTTACATCAATTGGAAACTTTCTTCAAGTTACACTGTCAGAAAAAGTTACAGTATGAAAACTGACCTGCAAGGCTGTGGGATGGTTACTGGATTCTGGACAGCGAGGGCAACACTGTCCCCCTTCTGGAATACCAGGTCGTATGGTCCCTCCAACATCATCATGCAGTAAAGCACACAGCCAAGTGACTGGAGGAGCACAGGAACCACAACAGAAAAGATGTATTCAGTGACAGAAGCAGCACAATGACTTAAGAAGCATATATAAGTCAGGGGGTGATGAATACAAGGCTTTACCCAGATATCAGTGCGCTCATCTATAATGCAGTGGCTCTCTACATTGAAGAGTTCAGGAGCCCTGTAGGAAATGGTGCACCGCTGGGCTGCCCAGTCCTGTATGGTCATGGCTTCTCTGCTACCTCTAACCTGTAATAAATTTAGTTTTATCAGAATATTCACTGGGTAAGGATCATTTAGAGGAGATACTTTCATGACTGGATATTTTCAGTACATATGTTACCTATGACTCTTGAAATGTTATGTAAATACTCATTCTATAACCCTTACCTCAATCCTGGCACGGTTCATGGAGCCCAGGTCCATCAGAACTGGCCTGTCATCCTCATCCAGAAGCACATTTGTAGGCTTCAGATCTCTGTCAAATCATAGCAGACACATGTCATGTGTTCAGTTGTCTGCAATGAACACATATGACACATGATTTTCTGACAAACAGTAGCATCTCATTGATTGGGCTTTTAGCACAATTCCTGTTTTGGATATCTCTGCTAAATTAAATGTCAATGACAAAGTAAATGTATTTCAGAAGATGAAGGATCAATTACACAAGTGGAATACCTTCATTAGGGCATAAACTGTGATACACTATCCTCAACTAATCCTCAGTAGGTGTTCTACTTTAAGTGCTGACTGGCAAGGTGCCCCAGTTTCTGCACAGTCcatattaatttctttttaaccCAAACTATGAAGTGAAACAAACTAAATGTCATTTTGCATAACAAAAGTCTGCTGTTTTTGCTTGGTAAATTAAAAATTAGACATGGCAAAGTGctgcaaaacatttaacataaaacattttctagACAGTGTTCCGTTTTTGATGCATATATAAATTAAgagcttaaaaaaaataaataaataaaaaaaatatatatatagaatttATTCACTTTTCTGACAGAGAGCAATTTGATTAATTTACCACACATTCAGTTAGGCACCAGAAAACAGTATTTCAAGTTCTATTTTGAATAttgattgattaaaaaaaaaaaaaacagcagagtgtCATTCATATTTTGAAATTGAACGCTAATAAATTGCTAGCCTAACCAGTGTCTGATTCACCAACTATTTTAGTGAGAGTAAATGAGTGAGCTCCTCTTATCAATATTAATATGGTATTTCACATCAGAGTCAGTGACCAATTTATTTGGGTGAATCCATGGAAAAAGATGATCAGTTACCCAAATGgcttacagacagacagacagacactggtATGGCACTCCAAGTTAGCATAAGTGTCTTTTCACTGGTTTTGTGCATagaaatgtgcatgtgtatgtggagagagagattaCCTGTGTGCAAAGCCTTTTTCATGAATGGCCTTGAGTCCAGAGCAGATGCCACGGAAAATTTGCAGAATCTGTTTTTCAGGCATGGAGCTCCCCTTGTCTCTTAGCTTCTCCAGAACAGACCACAGACTGCCTTTCTGCTCAGACAAATGCACCAACATATcaaagtcagacattttctcTCAATGATATTTTTGCTATAATAAATGCTGCACTTACTTACACTTATATAAGGAAGAAGCAACCAGGCTTCACTCTTGCCTCCACGATCAACAAAGGTGTGTGCGACCAGGTTCAAGATGTTGGGATGATTAAACATCTGATGCATTTCCACTTCTGTCTGAGCCTCCTGTCGGCCTTCACGGTCATGGCACAGGATCCTCTTCAGGGCATAGAATCGCCCATCTTTTGCCCCCTCAACCAGATCAACATAACTGAACCCACTgaagagagaacacagagagatCAGATCAGTTTGGCATTAAATTGTAAAGCAAGTAATATTCCATATTtgttttgtcaacaaatcccataaaaagaTTAATATCAACAGTACATTAGTCAGTCTTTCAGTACTTTCTGATATCCCTAGTCCATCTGTGGGTCTCAGTCAGGTACTGCATTTTTCAGAAAAAGTAATAAATTGTGTAATTATGGGGGACTATTTCAGACTAAATTTGGGTGAGTAAGTTTGTATCTGCTGCAGCCGGATGGTGCATGTAGGACTGACTCAAAAAAAGTGCTCATGTTCATAGTGATAAGGAAAGCTGTCACGTTGTGTCACAGTGAGGCTCAATGGTGTATATtgatgtatgtgtatttttaggACAAAAATGGAGGTcagacaaatataaaatattagcACACTTAACCATGGAGGTGAAGTTAAACTAGGTTTAAAACGTATAACATGCAGTCTTACCCTTCATCTAGTTTCTGGACAAagtaatat
Coding sequences within:
- the stk16 gene encoding serine/threonine-protein kinase 16, yielding MGQTLCVCSRGSITIDNKKYYFVQKLDEGGFSYVDLVEGAKDGRFYALKRILCHDREGRQEAQTEVEMHQMFNHPNILNLVAHTFVDRGGKSEAWLLLPYISKGSLWSVLEKLRDKGSSMPEKQILQIFRGICSGLKAIHEKGFAHRDLKPTNVLLDEDDRPVLMDLGSMNRARIEVRGSREAMTIQDWAAQRCTISYRAPELFNVESHCIIDERTDIWSLGCVLYCMMMLEGPYDLVFQKGDSVALAVQNPVTIPQPCSYSEGLQMLLSSIMVSNPQERPNISWVLDQVQDLQSRSPNTQTNMV